Proteins from a genomic interval of Beijerinckia indica subsp. indica ATCC 9039:
- a CDS encoding MarR family winged helix-turn-helix transcriptional regulator, whose protein sequence is MSKRKDPVSPPDFLVQAYAEELPTDIFLSIRLLFALRNSVQRVNADLARWLGSDALSPGRMQMLMILWAKKGPVLQRDLVDALGVSRASVSELVETLSRDELVKTRPDTQHGRRVYVELTPHGREVTTRQIRENGRRLDSALGDLTQDEKRDLIGRLDRLCPPGDG, encoded by the coding sequence ATGTCGAAACGGAAGGATCCCGTATCCCCGCCCGATTTCCTCGTGCAGGCCTATGCCGAGGAATTGCCCACGGACATCTTCCTGTCGATTCGCCTTCTGTTCGCCCTGAGGAATTCAGTTCAGCGTGTGAATGCTGATCTGGCTCGTTGGCTCGGGTCTGACGCTCTGTCTCCGGGGCGGATGCAGATGCTGATGATTCTCTGGGCCAAGAAGGGACCTGTGCTGCAAAGAGACCTCGTCGACGCCTTAGGCGTCTCGCGCGCCAGCGTCTCCGAACTGGTTGAAACTCTGTCGCGTGACGAATTGGTCAAGACAAGACCGGACACGCAACATGGCCGGCGCGTCTATGTCGAGCTGACACCGCATGGGCGCGAAGTGACGACGCGTCAGATTCGTGAGAACGGACGTCGGCTTGACTCAGCGCTCGGAGACCTGACGCAAGACGAGAAGCGCGACCTGATCGGCCGGCTGGACCGCCTCTGCCCACCCGGTGACGGCTAG
- a CDS encoding carboxymuconolactone decarboxylase family protein — protein sequence MTKPGEALGRRLPLADPATLTSAQRDLFEALTAAWGPFADGAGVQMTTEDGRLIGPFNIFLLHPEVTAKLSEFQAAEATHTTLPKRVREVVIIAVGAVWGADYELYARTHVARKAGLSDQAVTTLANGGIPEDLSDEEKIAARLVHQLSTRHRVDDELYREAEQAFGRTGLFDIIAVMGVYQTVCSALALFEVPAPEAAAGLNGSSRGSDHPE from the coding sequence ATGACCAAACCGGGCGAAGCCCTGGGCAGACGGCTGCCGCTTGCCGATCCTGCAACCTTGACCAGCGCGCAGCGAGACCTCTTCGAGGCGCTCACAGCAGCGTGGGGGCCGTTTGCCGATGGGGCAGGGGTCCAGATGACGACCGAAGACGGTCGGCTGATCGGTCCGTTCAATATCTTTCTTCTGCACCCCGAGGTGACGGCGAAGCTATCGGAATTCCAGGCCGCCGAGGCGACCCACACGACGCTTCCAAAGCGGGTCCGCGAAGTGGTGATCATCGCTGTGGGCGCGGTCTGGGGCGCCGATTACGAGCTCTACGCTCGGACCCATGTGGCGCGCAAAGCTGGCCTGTCCGACCAGGCTGTCACTACACTTGCCAATGGCGGCATCCCCGAGGACCTCAGCGATGAGGAGAAGATCGCGGCGCGTCTCGTGCACCAATTGTCAACCCGTCACCGTGTCGACGACGAATTGTACCGTGAAGCCGAGCAAGCCTTCGGCAGAACGGGGTTGTTCGACATCATCGCGGTGATGGGCGTGTACCAAACGGTCTGCTCGGCGCTCGCCCTGTTCGAGGTGCCGGCGCCTGAAGCGGCGGCTGGCCTCAATGGATCGTCAAGGGGATCGGATCATCCCGAATAA
- a CDS encoding helix-turn-helix domain-containing protein gives MATKHRFKSDISEAIHSSASMLHKVGALDKATMRDFDARHLVIPAEIEPAQIKQLREANNVSQPVFARYLNTSESTVEKWETGAKRPSGMALKLLTVVQKYGLQILS, from the coding sequence ATGGCGACAAAACATAGGTTCAAGAGCGATATTTCTGAGGCGATCCACTCGTCTGCGTCCATGCTCCACAAGGTCGGTGCGCTCGATAAGGCGACGATGCGCGATTTCGACGCGCGCCACCTGGTCATTCCGGCCGAGATCGAGCCCGCGCAGATCAAGCAGCTCCGCGAGGCCAACAATGTCAGTCAGCCAGTGTTCGCCCGCTATCTCAATACAAGCGAAAGCACGGTCGAGAAATGGGAGACCGGCGCAAAGCGTCCGAGCGGCATGGCGCTTAAGCTGCTTACCGTTGTTCAGAAGTACGGACTACAAATTCTGTCGTAA